The genomic region CGTGTTCGTTTTCGCCGTCGGTGAGAATAAAGGCTTGTGAAACGGTGTCTTTCGATCCTTTTTTGAGTTCTTCGAGTCCGCGTTTCATGCCTTCGTCGATCGCCGTTCCACCGTCGGCACTGAGGCGATCGATTTTCTTTTTAATACTGTTAATATCTTCGATAACTTGATTGGGAACGATGATTTTTGCGCGATGGTCGAAGGCGACAATACTGAGGCGATCGCCGGGTTTGAGGCGCTCGATGAGGCGAAAAGCTGCTTCTTTGACGGTTTCTAAAGGGGAACCGTGCATGGAGCCGCTATGGTCGAGAATTAAGCATAAATTTAAAGGAATGCTCGCATCGGTGGCTTCGGCGATCGCCGCAATCGATAGGGATAGTTGACGCTGGCTACTCGCTTGTCCGGCGTCGATATTGTTATCATTTAAGGCCGGGTACAAACCGACTTTCATAACAGAATTCTCCTAAGTTGATGGAAGTTTAGGGTTTAGATTTGTTTGGGGTTGAGATTGTAGCTGAAGTTGATAGCAGGCAAGATGCCTGCCTCAAGGATCTGCTAACTTCTGAAAACTACTCAGAAGAAATGAATCAGAGGATTCAATACAAGGCTAACATTAATTTTTTGCGATATTCTTTGGTTAAGGGATGGTCGTTTCCTAAAAGATCGAAGATGGCGATCGCCCCTTTTCGGGCTCCGTCATTTTTGTAGGTGCGATCGGTTTCGACGATGTCGATAAATAGCTTTAAGGCTTGTTCGTACTGTCCCTCTAAGGTTAAGGCTGCGGCTTTGGAAAATTGACGGTCAATTTCGCGATCGCCGCTCGGATGAATGGCTTCTTTCCTAAAATAAATTAAGGAACGAATGGCTTTCAGTTGGGCTTCGTAATTTTTATCGAATTCGTCAAGTTTGGAGATAACGGCTTCGGCGTCTTCGAGGCGATCGATACCAATGAAAAATTTAGCCGCCGCGATCGCTAATTTGGGATTGTCGGGATAGTCTTGAAGGAGCGATCGCCATTGTTGTTCGGCTTGCTCTAATTCCCCAGCAGAAATATTCGTTTTAATCGCCGCTACTCGTTCGTCAATTCGTGAGGAAATATTGCATTTTGCCAAAAATTCCGCTAACTGGTCGTCAGGAAGGACACCGACAAAACTATCGACGACTTTGCCTTCTTTAATGACTTTAACGTCGGGAATACCTTCGATTTTAAAGGCTTGGGCTAAATATTGGTTTTCTTCGACATTGACTTTGGCGACGATACAATCGTATTCTTTCGCCACGTTTTCTAGGATCGGTTTGAGCATTTGACACGGACCGCACCACGTGGC from Oxynema aestuarii AP17 harbors:
- a CDS encoding tetratricopeptide repeat protein → MGYSIEVYDHNFEEEVLAKSYETPIIVDFFATWCGPCQMLKPILENVAKEYDCIVAKVNVEENQYLAQAFKIEGIPDVKVIKEGKVVDSFVGVLPDDQLAEFLAKCNISSRIDERVAAIKTNISAGELEQAEQQWRSLLQDYPDNPKLAIAAAKFFIGIDRLEDAEAVISKLDEFDKNYEAQLKAIRSLIYFRKEAIHPSGDREIDRQFSKAAALTLEGQYEQALKLFIDIVETDRTYKNDGARKGAIAIFDLLGNDHPLTKEYRKKLMLALY